Proteins encoded together in one Sphingomonas radiodurans window:
- a CDS encoding carbonic anhydrase — protein sequence MNELIGRVFNFETEVFADSRALYNKLATDGQQPKALMISCADSRVVPEQIMQAKPGDLFVCRNAGNIVPPYSTQNGGVTSTVEYAVLALGIRDIIVCGHSDCGAMKGLSGDPAKLETMPNVVAWLRHGTAARQVVDTSYTDIDDAERVRAISLENVVVQLAHLRTHPSVAAGVARGEIALHGWFVDIHAGQMLALNGDTNRFEVVRGDTALPVAQPAAKRLAADFVKDEVAA from the coding sequence GTGAACGAACTGATCGGCCGTGTATTCAATTTCGAGACCGAGGTGTTCGCGGATAGCCGGGCGCTTTACAACAAGCTCGCGACCGACGGTCAACAGCCCAAGGCGCTGATGATCAGCTGCGCGGATTCGCGCGTGGTTCCCGAGCAGATCATGCAGGCCAAGCCCGGCGACCTCTTCGTCTGCCGCAACGCCGGCAATATCGTCCCACCATATTCGACGCAGAACGGTGGCGTCACTTCTACTGTCGAATACGCCGTTCTCGCGCTCGGCATTCGTGACATCATCGTTTGCGGCCATTCAGATTGCGGTGCGATGAAGGGGCTTTCCGGGGATCCGGCGAAGCTGGAGACCATGCCGAACGTGGTCGCATGGTTGCGGCATGGCACTGCTGCCCGGCAGGTGGTGGACACGAGCTACACCGACATCGACGATGCCGAGCGCGTGCGTGCGATCAGCCTCGAGAATGTGGTCGTGCAGCTGGCGCACCTGCGCACACACCCATCGGTTGCGGCCGGCGTCGCGCGCGGCGAGATCGCGCTGCACGGCTGGTTCGTCGATATTCACGCCGGCCAGATGCTCGCGTTGAATGGGGATACCAATCGCTTCGAGGTGGTGCGTGGAGACACTGCGTTGCCGGTCGCGCAGCCTGCCGCCAAACGCCTTGCGGCCGACTTCGTGAAGGACGAAGTGGCCGCGTAA
- a CDS encoding TorF family putative porin — protein sequence MKYLKYIPAAMLAAFALPASAQDAEPPKPITVSGSVGLVSDYRFRGVSQSDEELAVQGGFTIAHESGVYIGTWGSNLAGWGTFGGANMELDLVAGYKRTFDAVTVDIGATWYMYPGGFDNTDFIEPYIKVSGTLGPASLTAGLAYAPKQEALGAWYFNGTSAFNGVYDDPGDKNDNLYLWVDGTAGVPNTPITLKGHVGFSKGNSGLGPFATSVAPTGEYMDWLLGADLAVPGTPLTLGVAYVDTDINDNEAFYLQPSFSKGQDGDGSIANGKVVVSLTAVF from the coding sequence ATGAAGTATCTGAAGTACATCCCGGCCGCGATGCTAGCGGCCTTCGCCCTTCCGGCTTCTGCACAGGATGCGGAGCCGCCAAAGCCGATCACCGTGTCGGGTAGCGTCGGCCTGGTTTCCGACTATCGCTTCCGCGGCGTTTCGCAGAGCGATGAAGAATTGGCCGTGCAGGGCGGTTTCACCATCGCGCATGAAAGCGGCGTCTACATCGGCACCTGGGGCTCAAACCTCGCTGGCTGGGGTACGTTCGGTGGCGCCAACATGGAGCTGGATCTCGTGGCCGGCTACAAACGGACGTTCGATGCGGTGACCGTCGACATCGGCGCTACTTGGTACATGTATCCGGGCGGCTTCGATAACACCGACTTCATCGAGCCGTACATCAAGGTTTCGGGCACCCTTGGTCCGGCGAGCCTGACCGCGGGCCTCGCCTATGCGCCGAAGCAGGAGGCGCTGGGCGCCTGGTACTTCAACGGCACATCGGCCTTCAACGGGGTCTATGACGATCCAGGCGACAAGAACGACAACCTCTATCTCTGGGTGGACGGCACGGCAGGCGTTCCTAATACGCCCATCACGCTCAAGGGGCATGTCGGCTTTTCCAAGGGCAATTCCGGCCTCGGGCCGTTCGCCACGAGCGTTGCGCCGACCGGCGAGTATATGGACTGGTTGCTCGGCGCCGATCTCGCCGTTCCCGGCACGCCGCTGACGCTGGGCGTTGCCTATGTCGATACCGACATCAACGATAACGAGGCGTTCTACCTGCAGCCGAGCTTCAGCAAGGGGCAGGACGGCGATGGGTCGATCGCGAACGGCAAGGTCGTGGTGTCATTGACCGCAGTGTTCTAA
- a CDS encoding tetratricopeptide repeat protein, with amino-acid sequence MSAAEKDAVQAFRRDVVEPSMTSLVIIDFWAEWCGPCKALTPLLEKVAADYADKGVVLAKVDTDKNQFIAAQFQIRSIPTVYAMFQGQLVADLTSARTESQLRTTIDQLLRQLPITGEAQSQEAELEPLIAMGEEVLAEGDAVRALSVFDQLFEMAPEHPAVLSGRIRSLVAAGAHDEADAALAALPEDVAKRPDMDRARSALALARSAPAVDDLTPLEAAVAADPDDLQARFDLANAQMAGGNRDAAADGFLAITAKDRDWSEGAARQQLLKLLEVVGLEDPWVSAQRRRLSAILFG; translated from the coding sequence ATGAGTGCCGCGGAAAAGGACGCCGTCCAGGCGTTCCGCCGCGACGTGGTCGAGCCGTCGATGACGAGCCTCGTCATCATCGATTTCTGGGCGGAATGGTGCGGCCCGTGCAAGGCGCTGACGCCGCTGCTGGAAAAGGTCGCCGCCGACTATGCCGACAAGGGCGTGGTGCTGGCGAAGGTCGATACCGACAAGAACCAGTTCATCGCCGCGCAATTCCAGATCCGATCGATTCCGACCGTCTATGCGATGTTTCAGGGCCAGCTCGTTGCTGACCTAACGAGCGCGCGCACCGAGTCACAGCTGCGCACCACGATCGATCAGCTGCTGCGCCAACTGCCGATCACGGGCGAAGCGCAGTCGCAGGAGGCGGAGTTAGAGCCGCTGATCGCAATGGGCGAGGAAGTGCTGGCCGAAGGTGACGCGGTTCGGGCACTGTCGGTCTTCGATCAGCTTTTCGAAATGGCGCCGGAGCATCCCGCGGTGTTGTCGGGCCGTATTCGTTCGCTCGTCGCGGCTGGCGCACATGACGAGGCCGATGCGGCGCTCGCCGCGTTGCCCGAGGATGTCGCCAAGCGACCCGACATGGACCGCGCTCGCTCGGCGCTGGCGCTCGCGCGGTCGGCGCCTGCGGTTGATGATCTCACCCCGCTCGAGGCCGCCGTCGCGGCTGATCCCGACGATCTGCAAGCGCGCTTCGACCTCGCCAATGCGCAGATGGCAGGCGGGAACCGCGACGCTGCGGCAGACGGGTTTCTCGCGATCACCGCGAAGGATCGCGACTGGAGCGAAGGCGCGGCACGGCAGCAATTGCTGAAGCTGCTGGAAGTGGTCGGACTGGAAGATCCGTGGGTCTCGGCGCAGCGTCGCCGGCTCTCGGCGATCCTGTTCGGATGA
- a CDS encoding LON peptidase substrate-binding domain-containing protein, which yields MTRLSIFPLPGALLFPGMHFPLHVFEPRYRAMVSDAMARDRRIGMIQPRAMGPSSGDRPALYDIGCVGRIAEIEMLEDGRSNLVLEGLSLFRVSRELTVTTLFRQVEAELLPGRGDETLSLGARAALEMEARRFAERQGYAVDWEAVTRLDDQSLVNGIAQIAPFDVAAKQALLEADGIAVRADLIVQLMQFFGRHDGEDRVTLQ from the coding sequence ATGACGCGGCTGTCGATCTTCCCGCTGCCGGGCGCGTTGCTGTTCCCGGGCATGCACTTTCCGCTACACGTGTTCGAGCCACGCTATCGCGCGATGGTTTCCGACGCGATGGCACGCGATCGGCGGATCGGGATGATCCAGCCGCGCGCGATGGGGCCCAGTTCCGGCGATCGGCCGGCGCTCTACGACATTGGTTGCGTGGGGCGGATCGCCGAGATCGAAATGCTCGAAGATGGGCGATCCAATCTGGTGCTCGAAGGGCTATCCCTGTTCCGGGTTTCGCGCGAGCTGACCGTGACGACTCTGTTCCGTCAGGTTGAAGCGGAACTGCTGCCGGGACGTGGCGACGAGACGCTGTCGCTTGGCGCCCGAGCAGCGCTTGAGATGGAGGCGCGGCGGTTTGCCGAGCGTCAGGGCTATGCCGTCGATTGGGAAGCGGTGACGCGGCTCGACGACCAGAGCCTCGTCAATGGGATTGCTCAGATTGCACCGTTCGACGTTGCGGCAAAGCAGGCGTTGCTGGAGGCGGATGGAATTGCGGTTCGCGCCGATCTGATCGTGCAGCTAATGCAGTTTTTCGGCCGCCACGATGGTGAAGATCGGGTGACGCTTCAGTGA
- a CDS encoding Trm112 family protein, giving the protein MVCPMTRTALIWDPMARELVSEAAGLAYPVKDGVAVLLVEEARTL; this is encoded by the coding sequence ATGGTCTGCCCGATGACGCGGACGGCGTTGATCTGGGACCCGATGGCGCGGGAACTCGTCTCGGAGGCAGCGGGGCTAGCGTATCCCGTTAAGGACGGCGTGGCGGTTCTGTTGGTGGAAGAAGCTCGGACGCTTTAA
- the msrA gene encoding peptide-methionine (S)-S-oxide reductase MsrA, producing MRRLIIPATLAAVTAAMFAFPAPAERAVVIPAASRDVPAASGLQTAILAGGCFWGMEAVFERVKGVRAVTSGYAGGDRATANYAAVSTERTRHAEAVRIVYDPRQVSYATLLRVYFSIAHDPTQLNRQGPDTGPSYRSAIFPQNAAQRDVANAYVAQLAKSSAYSRPIVTRLESGAFFPAEENHQQFYDRNPTHPYIVRWDKPKVAAFKAAFPTLAR from the coding sequence ATGCGACGCCTGATCATCCCCGCAACACTCGCCGCCGTCACGGCCGCGATGTTCGCCTTCCCTGCTCCTGCCGAGCGCGCAGTAGTGATACCTGCCGCGTCCCGCGACGTGCCCGCCGCTTCTGGCCTACAAACTGCGATCCTGGCTGGCGGTTGCTTCTGGGGCATGGAAGCGGTGTTCGAGCGCGTGAAGGGTGTTCGCGCAGTAACCTCGGGCTATGCCGGCGGCGACCGTGCTACAGCCAATTACGCGGCGGTCTCCACCGAGCGGACGCGCCATGCCGAGGCGGTTCGCATCGTCTACGATCCGCGTCAGGTCAGCTACGCAACGCTGCTGCGCGTCTATTTTTCGATCGCGCACGACCCCACGCAGCTAAATCGCCAAGGCCCCGACACCGGCCCGAGCTATCGCTCCGCGATCTTCCCGCAGAACGCTGCGCAGCGCGACGTCGCCAACGCATATGTCGCGCAACTCGCCAAAAGCAGCGCCTATTCGCGTCCGATCGTTACTCGCCTTGAAAGTGGCGCCTTCTTCCCGGCGGAGGAAAATCACCAGCAATTCTACGATCGCAATCCCACTCATCCCTATATTGTCAGGTGGGACAAGCCGAAAGTAGCGGCGTTCAAGGCCGCGTTCCCGACGCTCGCGCGATAG
- a CDS encoding pyridoxal phosphate-dependent aminotransferase gives MKTSAALDRISPSPTLAITTKVQELKRAGIDVIGLGAGEPDFDTPDFVKEAAIEAIRRGQTKYTNVDGTPELKDAIVAKFKRDNSLDYTPSQVSVNVGGKHTLFNALVATVEAGDEVIVPAPYWVSYPDVVQFAGGTPVVVAAGPEHGYKLTPAMLEAAITPRTKWLILNSPSNPTGAAYSAAELKALGQVLERHPHVWIFADDMYEHIIYDDFQFTTIAQVCPSLYERTLTVNGCSKAYAMTGWRIGFAGGAPWLIKAMAKLQSQSTSNPCSIAQAAAVAALNGDQSFLAERNIAFKTRRDVVVAMLNDTPGIVCPTPEGAFYVYPEISGLIGMTTPGGKTIATDSEFVGYLLEDARVAAVQGVAFGLSPAMRISYATSEAILREACTRIQQACAALT, from the coding sequence ATGAAGACTTCCGCCGCGCTGGACCGTATCAGCCCGTCGCCGACGCTGGCAATCACCACCAAGGTGCAGGAGCTGAAGCGCGCCGGTATCGACGTCATCGGCCTCGGCGCGGGCGAGCCCGATTTCGACACGCCCGACTTCGTCAAGGAAGCCGCAATCGAGGCGATCCGCCGCGGCCAGACCAAATACACCAACGTCGATGGCACGCCCGAGCTGAAGGACGCGATCGTCGCCAAGTTCAAGCGCGACAACAGCCTCGATTACACGCCATCGCAGGTCAGCGTGAACGTCGGCGGCAAGCACACGCTTTTCAACGCGCTCGTCGCGACGGTCGAGGCCGGCGACGAGGTGATCGTCCCTGCACCTTATTGGGTAAGCTATCCCGATGTCGTGCAGTTCGCCGGCGGCACCCCGGTGGTGGTCGCGGCCGGGCCGGAGCATGGCTACAAGCTGACCCCCGCCATGCTCGAGGCAGCGATCACGCCACGCACCAAGTGGCTGATCCTGAATTCGCCGTCGAACCCGACTGGCGCCGCCTACTCCGCGGCAGAGCTGAAGGCGCTTGGCCAGGTGCTCGAACGTCACCCGCACGTCTGGATCTTCGCCGACGATATGTACGAGCATATCATTTACGACGACTTCCAGTTCACGACGATCGCGCAGGTCTGCCCATCGCTCTACGAGCGCACGCTGACGGTAAACGGCTGCTCGAAAGCATATGCGATGACCGGGTGGCGGATCGGCTTCGCTGGCGGCGCGCCCTGGCTGATCAAGGCGATGGCGAAGCTCCAGTCGCAGTCGACGAGCAATCCCTGCTCAATCGCGCAAGCTGCGGCAGTCGCGGCGTTGAACGGTGACCAGTCGTTTCTCGCCGAACGCAACATCGCATTCAAGACGCGGCGTGACGTCGTTGTCGCAATGCTCAATGACACGCCGGGCATCGTCTGCCCAACTCCCGAGGGCGCTTTCTACGTCTATCCCGAGATCTCCGGCCTGATCGGCATGACGACGCCCGGCGGCAAGACGATTGCGACCGACAGCGAGTTCGTCGGCTATCTCCTCGAAGACGCGCGCGTCGCTGCCGTCCAGGGCGTCGCCTTCGGCCTCTCGCCCGCGATGCGCATCAGCTACGCCACCAGCGAAGCGATCCTGCGCGAGGCCTGCACCCGCATCCAGCAGGCCTGCGCCGCGCTGACCTAA